GGAGAGACAATTCTGGCTGGAGGAATTAAGAAAGTTGACTTAAAGATAGAATTAGGACAACATTACATGGAGATTATGAAGGTACTGTTTCAGATACTTATGTTATAAGGTTTCCTAGTTAAAGTACAAATCCTTGGGTGTCAAGTTAGGAGGTAGTATATATGTGTCAGTCATGTAAGCCTTTAGGGAATCAAGCAAGAAGGAATCAATCTATTATCTGCTAGTTATTCTCTCACTAAACCTATGTAGCTATTTCTAATCAATCCGTCACAGCCAATGCCGTCTGGCTATCTTCAGCATGGCAGTTATCCCATTGTATATCAGGGTTCACAACAGCTGGTATTAGAGCCGATCACCATAGCTTTCAGTGACGACTCTTTCATGGAACAGTTCAAGGCCTCCCCTTCAACCAATCTTTGACGGATTCTAGATGAGCATATTCGAGATCATTgtagagaaagaaagaagggcAACCTCAGAGCAGAAACTTTAGAATCTCTGGCAGACATAGCAGCAATGCTTGAAACACCAAGAGAAGCATTGGAGGATGAGCAACAAGAAGAAAGAGCAGCTGCGGTGCAGCAGGATTGCAACACTGACAGATATTGACGAAGCAGGAGTAGCAGCAGTACACCCGCAAGAAGAAGCTGCCAAGATACTAGGAGTGAGGCCTACATCATTTGAATCCTTCCTAATTCTAATAGTCTCCCTCCTGGACTCTCCTCTAGCGGACTTCTTAGATAAATCTCATTGGTCTCTTCGCTGTACAGCATCCACACACCAATTGTACATCTTCCCTTCCGACTGGCTGCGATGCATCTGATACTGCTTTGATGCATCGTACTAATATCCACGACAGTAGCAGTGAGAAAACGTGAAAAGAACAGAGTATGGAGAAGGGAAGGTAAAGCACTCAACACACACAATTAACCAGTTACAGTTCTTGTGTTTCGACTCATATCGTTACGACATTATAATTCAACCTGAAGTGGACAGAGATATACAATTAAGCAACGTGCGCAACACTAGAGTTGGCTATTGGCCATAAGGAGGTTTACGCTGTGGAAGAAATCAGTGGAAGCACTGTACATCCTAAAAGTGAAGACCATGTGCTTCTTGTATATTAAGGAAAAAGACTGCTTCTCAGTTATTttatcaaaagaaaatataaatgTGAGGTAACTAATAAACTATTCCTTTTAATAAAGCAGGAGCAAACTAGCATTGGTGTACAAATGAAGGGTaaaccagaaaagaaattgaaatTGGTTATTATTTTGCATTCGGTACATATTAGTCTCCCACATATTAATTTGGCCTGAAAGTTACAGATCTTCCTTTACACCACCACAGTTTGACACGTGATGTTTGAGCTTCATTCTACCATTGGATGAAACATTCTTAATTCGTCATGAAGACAAAATAATGTGATACAAAAAGTATAGGCACACCGAATTTACAAAATGTGGAACATTAACTTTGGCAACTGCGCTATGGTGTAAAATGTGACACTGAGCATGACGGTGTCGATATCATGCCACCCCATAAAACCCAATTTGGTATTACGATGCTAGCGGCGCAACACTAACCTTAACAGCCAATTGGACTCTTGGGGCATCAAATTCAACTTTCAAGCCATCAACCCTTTGGCCACGCATAACATCATCCCAGTACCAGCACGAATAGCCAAGTCAAAACAGATCAAACTAGCTGCAACACGAGACATATCCACCCATTCCAAAAGACCTGAGGCGGTCGGCGTCCGGGGGTACTTACGATGTATCGCTGGTAGAACTTGCGCTTGAAGTGGTCGACGACGTCAGGGCGGGAGGCGAGGTGGGGCGGCACGAGGACGTTGGACCAGTAGCCCGCCCACCGCGCGTCGTTCTCGTAGTCGTACGCCCCCGCCGCGATCCGCTTCAGCCTCTGcggatctccgccgccgccgccgccgccggtgctcgCGTCCGCCTCCCCCATCACGGCGCGGGATCCTCCGGCCTCTGCGGGGGGTTTTGGGTTCGGGTTCGGGACTCGGGATCGCGATTCGAGATGAACCGAAGGTGAGAGAtgactgcaaaaaaaaattctgttGGTGCGACCAAAGGCGCAGAGAAGAAGACTATTCTTTTCtttcggtttttcttttcagccTTGCACGGTGGGACATGGAAGTTGTTGGCAGTTGGGATCCGAGAATATTCCAGAGCAACAAGAGCGAAGCGAAACGCTGCTGGCCTAAAATATGATCGGTACACTTCGCAAAATCACCTTCCGCAAAAAACATCTTGCTGaattgctgtcaaaaaaaaatatcttgctGAATTTGAAGACAATCACGCAAATAACTCACGCTAAACATTGGAGATCGAACAGCAAAGATGCGACAACACATTTCATTCATGGGAAAAGACGTCACAAGATAATCAAAATAATCCAACTACGTTCTTGATTCAGTTGACATATGATTACAAGAGAATTTGAAATCAAGATCTAACAATCAATGTTGCTACTACAGCCTACACATAATGACATAAACTACTCCTACATATGATCAGAAATTACTGGAACATCTACTAAATCAGCTAGGTAGTATCCACCATATGCTTAACTAATCTCCTGATCGGTGATCAGACGGCCATGCACGCGAACCCCAACGCGAGGCTACCGAGCCTGGGATCcccggccgggccgccgcccAGGCTGCAGGAACTCAAACCCGCAGCAAGAACGTCGGCGAGCGGGTGCTGCAAAGTCGGGGAAGTAgaggcctccatcttctcggcGCCGTTCTTCTTGCGGAGCAGCTCCTTCCAGCGGCGCTTGAGGACGCGCGTCGTTCGCGCGTGGACATGGCGGCTGATGTCCTTCCAGCGGCCTccgtggcggcggtgctggcgggcgagctcggcgtcgtcggcggcggtgaaggCGCGGCTGTAGAGGTCGCGGGCGAGGTGGTCGCGCCACCTGTCGCGGCAGAGCTTGTGGGAGCGGCCGGGCATCTGACGCGCCACCCGGTGCCAGTGCCGGAACCGGTTCTCCGTGGCCAGCTTCTCCAGCCgcgcgtcctcctccgccgtccaccCGCGCCGCAGCCTCAGCCGCACGATCAGCATGATCTCTCTTCCTCGATCTGTCCTGCAAAGAGATCGCCGGACGGTGAAAGGAGGAAGCGAAGGAAGAAACTTGCAGGGATCGGAGGAGCTCGACGGCCGGGGAACGAGGTTGTGGGGATCAAAGAACTAGATGTGAGATACGCGCTGCCATTACTCGCTTTATATCGGCTTGCGGAGGGCAGGACGTAGCGTGCGAGCGAAGCACAGGAAACGGCATGTCCGTCACTCCGTCCGGGTTTCGGAGTACGACGTCAGTTCGAACTCGGTTTTCTCTGGGGCGCGGCTCGCTcgctgctgccggcgccgggacAAGCAATCGCTCGCCCGTCGACCCTCCGTTCTGTCCGGGCCAGCCCAAGTGCTATCTACAACCGCCCTTGGGATAAGCCCAATTACTGTTTGGCAActtcttcctttcttcagCAGTCGGACAGATTAATTGGGCTTATAACGGATCGTGAGACTGGGTTGCCCCCGGACCGGGGTTTTAGGACGCGGTTTTCCATGTCCCCCTGCTATGTTGTGTTCCTTTGCCTGTTCCGTGAGTGGCGAAGAGGAGCCAACACCAATAGCTCAAGCTGCTCGAGTATCATTTTTCTAACATTCCAACTTTTGTGCGAATCGACCGTTCCATGCATTCAATTCACTGGTTGTCTGTAATTTGGGTATGTTACGCAAAGTACTTCCATTCAGTCATTTAGACGCATAAAAGTAGCAGCAGAACCTTAGGGCCTAGTACTGCGTACCTAATTGCCTTAGAGAATAAGGAAATCGTGGACGACGGAGAAAAGCTAGCTAGTGCAGTAGTGCTACGCCGTGTCACCCGTGTGGTACGCGCCATGGTCCAAGATGGCTGGCATGCAAAAATTGCTTCCGAGGCTCCTCTCGctatcataaaaaaaaaagacgacAGAGAAAGACTCGTACGAACTTTCCGATCCGTCCAAGCCAGCTTAGTTTTGACACGTCACGTTTCATTAATTCTGTACAAAAGGCTCGCATGACATGAAGCATGTATGTACGACCATTCGTCGCAATTATCAAACGGCTTTAACAAAAACTAGCGCAACGTTTGTGCATTGCTAcggattaaaaaaatatgtgcaCTACATGATTAAAGAGAATGTTGTACTATTATTTTAGATCTTATAATCCATATATGTTCTCATTTgtgccaaatcaacaaaaagCGATGAACCTAAACGTGTGACGGACCACCGTCACCAAATGAGTCttttataagaaaaaaatctacacctaataataaaaaaagagtGCTTCCTTCGTCGTTGTTTATCAAGAATCAACTTGCAGTCCACATTACGAATGGATTTTGCCCTGCctccactcctcctcctcctaccgTGGCCGCCGGCTCTCTCTTGTATCCCCTCACCCTCCTCCTGCCTTCCTCTCTGCCCGCCACTCCACCCCTGCTTCCCTCTGTCGCTGccaaatctcctcctccgctcaaTGTGCAACAGGCTCCTCTTTCCCTACTACCGCCTGCAGACCGCCGCCACAGTTCCAAGTCCCCCGGTCCCCCGGTTCTTCTCGCCTCTGTTTCGGCGCTGACGGTAGCCGTCCGCCATGGGCGACTTCCTCCCGCGACTATCCCGCCCCACCAGGTCCCTCGTTGACTCCATTCTCATCAGAATCGAGGCCAGCGGCGATCTGCCCAGACCCCACGGGCTCCCACGCGGACACGGCGGTGATGCGCGGGCGTGCACAGGAggaacggcgacggcgcgcgtgggcgggagcagcagcggcacgTGCTGTCAAGGGCAGATCAGGGGAGAGCGGCAACGGCGCGCACGGGAAGCGAGGCGCGCGAGCGGCGGTAGCTCTAATAAAGGGAGGAACGTTTActtggtcgtcgtccgtcggACATATTTGCAGTTTACCCCTTATGTTCTTTAAGAATCAACCCGCAGTCCGAATACGTCGTCCATCGAAgcgttttttttccttggcaTCTACCCGCCCCTCGCCTGCTGCAG
The Brachypodium distachyon strain Bd21 chromosome 2, Brachypodium_distachyon_v3.0, whole genome shotgun sequence genome window above contains:
- the LOC112270633 gene encoding transcription factor MYB73-like produces the protein MLIVRLRLRRGWTAEEDARLEKLATENRFRHWHRVARQMPGRSHKLCRDRWRDHLARDLYSRAFTAADDAELARQHRRHGGRWKDISRHVHARTTRVLKRRWKELLRKKNGAEKMEASTSPTLQHPLADVLAAGLSSCSLGGGPAGDPRLGSLALGFACMAV